A region from the Panicum hallii strain FIL2 chromosome 1, PHallii_v3.1, whole genome shotgun sequence genome encodes:
- the LOC112881107 gene encoding trafficking protein particle complex subunit 12 has protein sequence MAASSSPTSTPPPPATDAAAPGLPDLSIPYDLATRGQWQALLSHLSHPAHVPHPHHRLLLSALSALSLAKLRRFPDAAALLASLHPDPACPPPPFLIRLLHALLPLFLPDRPLALDRLYTLLSSVRARPDAGHPEWRRRDALVASLLAADHLAHREFDVALALLVDIAAREPGDPVLLSRLAYAHLQIGNLAAASAAFRHVESAAAAAEDPARHANLLARNRALECIVAKDYAAAVREYERCIEADPADAVALNNKALCLMYSRDLGDAIKVLEGALERVPTAALNETVVVNLCSMYELAFVNHGEVKRSLAEWIARVAPDDFDTSCTRM, from the coding sequence atggccgcctcctcctcccccacctccacgcccccgccgccggcgaccgacGCCGCCGCGCCAGGCCTCCCCGATCTCTCGATCCCCTACGACCTGGCCACACGCGGGCAGTGGCAGGCGCTCCTCTCCCACCTCTCCCACCCAGCCCACGTCCCGCACCCgcaccaccgcctcctcctctccgcgctctccgccctctccctcgccAAGCTCCGCCGCTTCCCCGACGCCGCCGCGCTGCTCGCCTCCCTCCACCCGGACCCggcctgcccgccgccgccgttcctcaTCCGCCTGctccacgcgctcctcccgctCTTCCTCCCCGACCGCCCCCTCGCGCTCGACCGCCTCTACACCCTCCTCTCCTCCGTCCGCGCCCGCCCCGACGCCGGGCACCCCGAGTGGCGCCGCCGCGACGCCCTCGTCGcgtccctcctcgccgccgaccacctcGCCCACCGCGAGTTCGACGTCGCCCTCGCCCTCCTCGTCGACATCGCCGCGCGCGAGCCGGGCGACCCGGTGCTCCTCTCCCGCCTCGCTTACGCGCACCTCCAGATCGGCAACCTcgccgcggcctccgccgcGTTCCGCCACGTGGagtccgcggccgccgcggccgaggACCCCGCGCGGCACGCCAACCTCCTCGCCCGCAACCGCGCGCTGGAGTGCATCGTGGCCAAGGACtacgcggcggcggtgcgggaaTACGAGCGCTGCATCGAGGCCGACCCCGCGGACGCCGTGGCGCTCAACAACAAGGCGCTGTGCCTCATGTACTCGCGGGACCTCGGCGACGCCATCAAGGTGCTCGAGGGCGCGCTCGAGAGGGTGCCCACGGCGGCCCTCAACGAGACGGTGGTGGTCAACTTGTGCAGCATGTACGAGCTCGCCTTCGTCAACCACGGCGAGGTCAAGAGGAGCCTCGCCGAGTGGATCGCCAGGGTTGCTCCCGACGACTTCGACACCTCCTGCACGCGCATGTAG
- the LOC112888737 gene encoding cytosolic invertase 1 has translation MELAVGGGMRRSASHTSLSESDDFELTRLLSKPRINVERQRSFDDRSLSDVSHSGGYGRGGAFDGMYSPGGGLRSLVGTPASSALHSFEPHPIVGDAWEALRRSLVFFRGQPLGTVAAVDHASEEVLNYDQVFVRDFVPSALAFLMNGEPDIVRNFLLKTLLLQGWEKKVDRFKLGEGAMPASFKVMHDAKKGVETLHADFGESAIGRVAPVDSGFWWIILLRAYTKSTGDLTLAETPECQKGMRLILSLCLSEGFDTFPTLLCADGCCMIDRRMGVYGYPIEIQALFFMALRCALQMLKHDNEGKEFVEKIATRLHALSYHMRSYFWLDFQQLNDIYRYKTEEYSHTAVNKFNVIPDSIPDWLFDFMPCQGGFFIGNVSPARMDFRWFALGNMIAILSSLATPEQSAAIMDLIEERWEELIGEMPLKICYPAIENHEWRIVTGCDPKNTRWSYHNGGSWPVLLWLLTAACIKTGRPQIARRAIDLAERRLLKDGWPEYYDGKLGRYVGKQARKFQTWSIAGYLVAKMMLEDPSHLGMISLEEDRAMLKPVLKRSASWTN, from the exons aTGGAGCTGGCGGTGGGAGGCGGGATGCGGCGGTCGGCGTCGCACACCTCGCTGTCGGAGTCGGACGACTTCGAGCTCACGCGCCTGCTCAGCAAGCCGCGGATCAACGTCGAGCGCCAGCGCTCCTTCGACGACCGCTCGCTCAGCGACGTCTCGCACTCGGGCGGctacggcaggggcggcgcctTCGACGGCATGTACTCGCCGGGGGGCGGCCTGCGCTCGCTCGTCGGCACGCCGGCCTCCTCCGCGCTCCACTCCTTCGAGCCCCACCCCATCGTCGGCGACGCGTGGGAGGCGCTCCGCCGCTCCCTCGTCTTCTTCCGCGGCCAGCCCCTCGgcaccgtcgccgccgtcgaccACGCGTCAGAGGAGGTCCTTAACTACGACCAG GTGTTTGTGAGGGATTTCGTGCCGAGCGCACTGGCGTTCCTGATGAACGGCGAGCCGGATATCGTCAGGAACTTCCTTCTGAAGACCCTGCTGCTGCAGGGCTGGGAGAAGAAAGTCGACCGGTTCAAGCTTGGGGAAGGAGCCATGCCGGCGAGCTTCAAGGTGATGCATGACGCGAAGAAGGGTGTCGAGACCCTACATGCCGATTTTGGGGAGAGCGCGATTGGAAGGGTTGCGCCGGTGGATTCCGGGTTCTGGTGGATCATTCTCCTGCGGGCCTACACAAAGTCCACTGGGGACTTGACACTGGCAGAGACGCCTGAGTGCCAGAAAGGGATGAGGCTCATACTGAGCCTGTGTTTGTCCGAGGGGTTTGATACCTTCCCGACATTGTTATGTGCCGATGGTTGCTGCATGATAGATCGCAGAATG GGTGTATATGGCTACCCCATTGAAATTCAAGCACTTTTCTTCATGGCACTTAGGTGTGCTCTTCAAATGCTTAAGCATGATAATGAAGGGAAGGAGTTTGTAGAGAAGATTGCTACCCGCCTTCATGCTTTAAGCTATCACATGCGAAGCTATTTCTGGCTTGATTTCCAACAATTAAATGACATTTACCGTTACAAGACAGAAGAATATTCGCACACAGCTGTCAACAAATTCAATGTTATTCCAGATTCTATTCCGGACTGGCTGTTTGATTTCATGCCTTGTCAGGGTGGCTTTTTCATTGGTAATGTTAGTCCTGCAAGGATGGACTTCCGTTGGTTTGCACTTGGAAACATGATTGCCATACTTTCTTCTCTTGCAACACCTGAGCAATCTGCGGCTATAATGGACCTTATTGAGGAGCGTTGGGAGGAGCTTATTGGTGAAATGCCTCTGAAGATTTGTTATCCAGCCATTGAGAACCATGAATGGCGAATTGTGACAGGTTGTGATCCGAAAAATACTAGATGGAGTTATCACAATGGAGGATCATGGCCAG TACTTCTGTGGCTGCTGACCGCAGCCTGTATCAAGACGGGACGGCCACAAATTGCAAGAAGAGCAATTGACCTAGCTGAGAGGAGGCTGTTGAAGGATGGCTGGCCAGAGTACTACGATGGGAAGCTTGGGCGGTATGTTGGTAAGCAAGCGAGAAAATTCCAGACTTGGTCCATTGCTGGGTATTTGGTCGCCAAGATGATGCTGGAGGACCCTTCACATCTTGGCATGATCTCCCTGGAAGAGGATAGGGCGATGCTGAAGCCTGTTTTGAAGCGGTCCGCATCATGGACAAATTGA
- the LOC112876085 gene encoding exosome complex component RRP45A-like isoform X1, producing MEHLRWRPSVNEREFIESALQSDLRVDGRHSFDFRKLKISFGREDGSSEVQLGETHVLGYVTAQLVQPYRDRPNEGTLAIFTEFSPMADPAFEPGRPGESAIELGRVIDRGLRESRAVDMESLCVVAGKHVWSVRVDLHILDNGGNLIDAANIAALAALSTFRRPECTVGGDDGQQVIVHDPEVRDPLPLTIHHMPIAVTFAYFGEGNIVVVDPTYKEEAVMGGRMTATINSNGDICAIQKAGGEGVMSSVVMQCLRIASVKAADITSKIKKAVDSYTTEKALKKVKRLPASLPRKVIVTDVTMEDKGDDELETQAVKTPSDAQEKSKGDEDRQNIKGNSPLTGDRIAKHKQTSTFSGGPSNWDPYSKGVSLSSLRISQLTDLATTVKASSHEDAQPMLTESANAEVKITLSSGAAGESEEAQEIGSPKSLKDAIKPKHKRKKNKK from the exons ATGGAGCACCTCCGGTGGCGCCCCTCGGTGAACGAGCGCGAATTCATCGAGAGCGCGCTCCAGTCCGACCTCCGCGTCGACGGCCGCCACTCCTTCGACttccgcaagctcaagatcagcTTCGGCAG GGAGGACGGGTCGTCGGAGGTGCAGCTCGGGGAGACGCACGTGCTGGGCTACGTGACCGCGCAGCTGGTGCAGCCCTACAGGGACAGGCCGAACGAGGGGACGCTGGCCATATTCACCGAGTTCTCGCCCATGGCCGACCCCGCCTTCGAGCCTGGGCGTCCAGGGGAATCAGCAATTGAGCTTGGCCGAGTCATCGACCGTGGCCTCAG GGAGAGCCGGGCTGTGGACATGGAGTCCCTGTGTGTTGTTGCTGGGAAGCATGTCTGGTCCGTGCGTGTTGACCTTCACATCTTGGATAACGGAGG GAATCTCATTGATGCAGCTAACATTGCTGCATTGGCAGCTTTGTCTACTTTCCGGAGGCCGGAATGCACAGTTGGTGGGGACGATGGTCAACAAGTTATAGTGCATGATCCTGAG GTCAGGGATCCACTCCCTCTTACAATTCATCATATGCCCATTGCTGTAACCTTTGCATATTTTGGTGAAGGTAACATCGTG GTTGTTGATCCCACATACAAGGAAGAAGCAGTAATGGGAGGGAGGATGACTGCTACGATTAACTCAAATGGTGATATTTGTGCCATCCAGAAAGCTGGTGGGGAAGGTGTCATGTCAAGTGTTGTCATGCAGTGTTTAAGAATTGCTTCAGTTAAGGCTGCTGATATAACAAGCAAAATAAAGAAAGCA GTAGACTCATACACCACTGAGAAAGCTTTAAAGAAAGTAAAGCGTTTGCCAGCCTCATTGCCTCGGAAAGTTATTGTAACTGATGTAACTATGGAGGACAAAGGTGATGATGAATTGGAGACGCAAGCTGTGAAGACACCCAGTGATGCTCAGGAGAAAAGCAAAGGTGATGAGGACCGTCAAAATATAAAAGGGAATTCACCCTTGACTGGGGACAGAATTGCTAAACACAAACAAACATCAACATTCAGTGGTGGTCCATCAAATTG GGACCCATATTCTAAAGGAGTTTCATTAAGCTCCCTCAGAATTTCGCAGTTGACGG ATCTGGCAACTACGGTTAAGGCCAGCAGCCATGAGGATGCCCAACCAATGTTAACTGAATCAGCTAATGCCGAGGTGAAAATCACATTAAGCTCTGGGGCTGCTGGAGAGTCTGAAGAGGCCCAGGAAATTGGGTCGCCAAAGAGCCTAAAAGATGCCATCAAACCAAAACACAAAAGAAAGAAGAACAAAAAGTGA
- the LOC112876085 gene encoding exosome complex component RRP45A-like isoform X2, whose product MEHLRWRPSVNEREFIESALQSDLRVDGRHSFDFRKLKISFGREDGSSEVQLGETHVLGYVTAQLVQPYRDRPNEGTLAIFTEFSPMADPAFEPGRPGESAIELGRVIDRGLRESRAVDMESLCVVAGKHVWSVRVDLHILDNGGNLIDAANIAALAALSTFRRPECTVGGDDGQQVIVHDPEVRDPLPLTIHHMPIAVTFAYFGEGNIVVVDPTYKEEAVMGGRMTATINSNGDICAIQKAGGEGVMSSVVMQCLRIASVKAADITSKIKKAVDSYTTEKALKKVKRLPASLPRKVIVTDVTMEDKGDDELETQAVKTPSDAQEKSKDLATTVKASSHEDAQPMLTESANAEVKITLSSGAAGESEEAQEIGSPKSLKDAIKPKHKRKKNKK is encoded by the exons ATGGAGCACCTCCGGTGGCGCCCCTCGGTGAACGAGCGCGAATTCATCGAGAGCGCGCTCCAGTCCGACCTCCGCGTCGACGGCCGCCACTCCTTCGACttccgcaagctcaagatcagcTTCGGCAG GGAGGACGGGTCGTCGGAGGTGCAGCTCGGGGAGACGCACGTGCTGGGCTACGTGACCGCGCAGCTGGTGCAGCCCTACAGGGACAGGCCGAACGAGGGGACGCTGGCCATATTCACCGAGTTCTCGCCCATGGCCGACCCCGCCTTCGAGCCTGGGCGTCCAGGGGAATCAGCAATTGAGCTTGGCCGAGTCATCGACCGTGGCCTCAG GGAGAGCCGGGCTGTGGACATGGAGTCCCTGTGTGTTGTTGCTGGGAAGCATGTCTGGTCCGTGCGTGTTGACCTTCACATCTTGGATAACGGAGG GAATCTCATTGATGCAGCTAACATTGCTGCATTGGCAGCTTTGTCTACTTTCCGGAGGCCGGAATGCACAGTTGGTGGGGACGATGGTCAACAAGTTATAGTGCATGATCCTGAG GTCAGGGATCCACTCCCTCTTACAATTCATCATATGCCCATTGCTGTAACCTTTGCATATTTTGGTGAAGGTAACATCGTG GTTGTTGATCCCACATACAAGGAAGAAGCAGTAATGGGAGGGAGGATGACTGCTACGATTAACTCAAATGGTGATATTTGTGCCATCCAGAAAGCTGGTGGGGAAGGTGTCATGTCAAGTGTTGTCATGCAGTGTTTAAGAATTGCTTCAGTTAAGGCTGCTGATATAACAAGCAAAATAAAGAAAGCA GTAGACTCATACACCACTGAGAAAGCTTTAAAGAAAGTAAAGCGTTTGCCAGCCTCATTGCCTCGGAAAGTTATTGTAACTGATGTAACTATGGAGGACAAAGGTGATGATGAATTGGAGACGCAAGCTGTGAAGACACCCAGTGATGCTCAGGAGAAAAGCAAAG ATCTGGCAACTACGGTTAAGGCCAGCAGCCATGAGGATGCCCAACCAATGTTAACTGAATCAGCTAATGCCGAGGTGAAAATCACATTAAGCTCTGGGGCTGCTGGAGAGTCTGAAGAGGCCCAGGAAATTGGGTCGCCAAAGAGCCTAAAAGATGCCATCAAACCAAAACACAAAAGAAAGAAGAACAAAAAGTGA
- the LOC112876085 gene encoding exosome complex component RRP45A-like isoform X3: protein MEHLRWRPSVNEREFIESALQSDLRVDGRHSFDFRKLKISFGREDGSSEVQLGETHVLGYVTAQLVQPYRDRPNEGTLAIFTEFSPMADPAFEPGRPGESAIELGRVIDRGLRESRAVDMESLCVVAGKHVWSVRVDLHILDNGGNLIDAANIAALAALSTFRRPECTVGGDDGQQVIVHDPEVRDPLPLTIHHMPIAVTFAYFGEGNIVVVDPTYKEEAVMGGRMTATINSNGDICAIQKAGGEGVMSSVVMQCLRIASVKAADITSKIKKAVDSYTTEKALKKVKRLPASLPRKVIVTDVTMEDKGDDELETQAVKTPSDAQEKSKGTHILKEFH from the exons ATGGAGCACCTCCGGTGGCGCCCCTCGGTGAACGAGCGCGAATTCATCGAGAGCGCGCTCCAGTCCGACCTCCGCGTCGACGGCCGCCACTCCTTCGACttccgcaagctcaagatcagcTTCGGCAG GGAGGACGGGTCGTCGGAGGTGCAGCTCGGGGAGACGCACGTGCTGGGCTACGTGACCGCGCAGCTGGTGCAGCCCTACAGGGACAGGCCGAACGAGGGGACGCTGGCCATATTCACCGAGTTCTCGCCCATGGCCGACCCCGCCTTCGAGCCTGGGCGTCCAGGGGAATCAGCAATTGAGCTTGGCCGAGTCATCGACCGTGGCCTCAG GGAGAGCCGGGCTGTGGACATGGAGTCCCTGTGTGTTGTTGCTGGGAAGCATGTCTGGTCCGTGCGTGTTGACCTTCACATCTTGGATAACGGAGG GAATCTCATTGATGCAGCTAACATTGCTGCATTGGCAGCTTTGTCTACTTTCCGGAGGCCGGAATGCACAGTTGGTGGGGACGATGGTCAACAAGTTATAGTGCATGATCCTGAG GTCAGGGATCCACTCCCTCTTACAATTCATCATATGCCCATTGCTGTAACCTTTGCATATTTTGGTGAAGGTAACATCGTG GTTGTTGATCCCACATACAAGGAAGAAGCAGTAATGGGAGGGAGGATGACTGCTACGATTAACTCAAATGGTGATATTTGTGCCATCCAGAAAGCTGGTGGGGAAGGTGTCATGTCAAGTGTTGTCATGCAGTGTTTAAGAATTGCTTCAGTTAAGGCTGCTGATATAACAAGCAAAATAAAGAAAGCA GTAGACTCATACACCACTGAGAAAGCTTTAAAGAAAGTAAAGCGTTTGCCAGCCTCATTGCCTCGGAAAGTTATTGTAACTGATGTAACTATGGAGGACAAAGGTGATGATGAATTGGAGACGCAAGCTGTGAAGACACCCAGTGATGCTCAGGAGAAAAGCAAAG GGACCCATATTCTAAAGGAGTTTCATTAA
- the LOC112884922 gene encoding ammonium transporter 3 member 3, whose protein sequence is MAGEIPIAYRNSSSSPDWLNKGDNAWQMTSATFVGLQSMPGLVILYGSIVKKKWAINSAFMALYAFAAVWICWVIWAYNMSFGDRLLPFWGKARPALGQSFLVAQSELTATTVRYHNGSLEAGMLHPFYPAATMVYFQCMFATITIIILAGSLLGRMNIKAWMAFVPLWITFSYTICAFSLWGGGFLFQWGVIDYSGGYVIHLSSGIAGLTAAYWVGPRSASDRERFPPNNILLVLAGAGLLWLGWTGFNGGDPYSANIDSSMAVLNTHICASTSLLVWTLLDVFFFGKPSVIGAVQGMITGLVCITPGAGLVQGWAAIVMGILSGSIPWYTMMVLHKKWSFMQKIDDTLGVFHTHAVAGFLGGTTTGLFAEPVLCNLFLSIPDSRGAFYGGDGASQFGRQIAGALFIIAWNIIITSIICVLVSLVLPLRISDEQLLIGDDAVHGEEAYAIWAEGELNDITHHDESRHSGIAVGVTQNI, encoded by the exons ATGGCAGGAGAGATACCAATTGCATACCGCAACTCTTCGTCATCGCCAGACTGGCTCAACAAGGGCGATAACGCATGGCAGATGACATCTGCGACTTTCGTGGGCCTGCAGAGCATGCCAGGGCTGGTTATCCTCTATGGCAGCATCGTTAAGAAGAAGTGGGCCATCAACTCGGCGTTCATGGCGCTGTACGCCTTCGCGGCCGTATGGATCTGCTGGGTCATCTGGGCATACAACATGTCGTTTGGCGACAGGCTCCTGCCTTTCTGGGGTAAGGCGAGGCCTGCGCTCGGGCAGAGCTTCCTGGTGGCGCAGTCTGAGCTCACAGCCACCACCGTGCGGTACCACAACGGCTCACTTGAGGCGGGTATGCTCCATCCTTTCTACCCAGCTGCAACCATGGTGTACTTCCAGTGCATGTTTGCCACTATCACCATCATCATCCTTGCTGGATCGCTGCTTGGGCGCATGAACATCAAGGCCTGGATGGCCTTTGTGCCGCTTTGGATCACTTTCTCCTACACAATCTGTGCCTTCTCACTCTGGGGTGGCGGTTTCTTATTCCAGTGGGGTGTCATAGATTACTCAGGCGGCTATGTCATCCACCTCTCTTCTGGCATCGCCGGCCTTACCGCTGCCTATTGG GTGGGGCCAAGGTCAGCATCAGACAGGGAGCGTTTCCCTCCAAATAACATATTGCTGGTGCTAGCAGGGGCAGGGCTGCTGTGGCTCGGATGGACAGGTTTCAATGGTGGTGACCCATACTCGGCCAACATCGACTCATCCATGGCAGTGCTCAACACACATATCTGTGCGTCCACCAGCCTGCTCGTGTGGACACTCCTTGATGTCTTCTTCTTCGGAAAGCCATCGGTAATTGGTGCCGTGCAGGGTATGATCACAGGTCTTGTATGCATCACCCCTGGTGCAG GTCTGGTGCAAGGGTGGGCAGCTATTGTGATGGGAATTCTCTCAGGTAGCATTCCCTGGTACACCATGATGGTGCTGCACAAGAAGTGGTCCTTTATGCAGAAGATTGATGACACTCTTGGCGTCTTCCATACTCACGCAGTCGCTGGGTTCCTCGGTGGCACCACCACTGGACTTTTTGCTGAACCAGTCCTCTGCAACCTCTTCCTCTCCATCCCAGACTCAAGAGGTGCATTTTATGGTGGTGATGGTGCATCGCAGTTTGGGAGGCAGATTGCTGGCGCACTCTTCATCATTGCCTGGAACATCATTATCACTTCCATAATCTGTGTCCTTGTTAGCCTAGTCCTGCCCCTCCGAATTTCTGATGAACAGCTACTTATCGGGGATGATGCTGTACATGGCGAGGAGGCATATGCTATATGGGCAGAAGGAGAGCTCAATGACATAACCCACCATGATGAGAGCAGACATAGTGGCATCGCCGTAGGAGTTACACAGAATATTTGA
- the LOC112884912 gene encoding protein FAR1-RELATED SEQUENCE 5-like, with translation MSQVEPAAAGADQAVEGAVVPHDEGVGGGGGGDVATTEVQVAVVVSTSGDERRVEYGDDADNEGEEAATVQGSKEGTEELLRKVVYSEEAAYKLYCDYGHRMGFSIRKGKQSYFTGTKRIRTKDYFCSKEGLKEGEKLTDANFNDPHTRTNCRAMVRFRVNDHGEWKVIRLVSDHNHNLARPEERHLLRSARSLIAGRSSSVEAMVYAGYQVQGGAPQLPAGSTSAANIVENSKQHLLLSYSAMANTLAVGTGDLHSLVSYLKSRANEDGMFYWDVQLDQSGRMTNFFWRDGRSRIDYDCFSDVVVFDSTYRLSKQNLICAPFVGVNHHWQTTMYGCALLADESMSAFVWLFKSFLESMGNRHPQSIFTNLDQVVSKAIENVFPNTCHRIAHWHIQKNAHSRLGALNVSKVFNKMFTKCIQGCDSETEFEETWAQMIHEFKLQDNKWLKKLYKLKQKWCSALNKCTFDGGVEYEPQCDSLSNIFNSVADKLTSLSAIAVAVDKLSEDWREKELEEDTRCLQKPPSCIIKHSDILNHAAKVYTHRIYKLFETDFLDGCGATKFKELPCEDNNTHQFEMTMQGRGSRVCTVHLNMSTMELSCSCSKFETMGLLCPHALKALSIKNICKIPESYILKRWTKDAKKWVFNPKQYESSYQECMDDDAAYCNYVMHYAYDLVTKSQGQEELRKALWETLENGEKELEKYLGNGTQYAPSYAA, from the coding sequence ATGTCGCAAGtcgagcccgccgccgccggcgcggacCAGGCCGTCGAGGGGGCAGTCGTGCCGCACGACGAAggtgtcggcggcggcggcggtggcgacgtGGCCACCACGGAAGTGCAAGTGGCTGTGGTCGTTTCCACCTCCGGCGACGAGAGGCGGGTGGAGTACGGCGACGATGCAGATAACGAGGGGGAGGAGGCTGCGACGGTGCAGGGAAGCAAAGAAGGCACGGAGGAGCTGCTCCGGAAGGTAGTGTACAGTGAAGAGGCCGCCTACAAGCTCTATTGCGACTATGGCCACCGGATGGGGTTCAGCATCCGGAAAGGGAAGCAGTCCTACTTCACTGGCACCAAGCGGATACGGACCAAGGACTACTTCTGCTCCAAGGAGGGGCTCAAGGAAGGGGAGAAGCTTACCGATGCAAATTTCAATGACCCGCACACCAGGACCAACTGCAGGGCCATGGTGCGGTTCAGGGTGAATGATCATGGGGAGTGGAAGGTTATCCGGTTGGTCTCTGATCATAACCACAACCTGGCAAGGCCAGAGGAACGGCACCTTTTGCGGTCTGCAAGGTCACTTATAGCGGGGCGGTCGAGTTCTGTTGAGGCGATGGTATACGCCGGGTATCAGGTACAAGGTGGTGCTCCACAATTGCCTGCAGGTAGTACTAGTGCAGCCAACATTGTGGAGAATTCAAAGCAGCATTTGCTTCTCAGCTACAGCGCTATGGCGAATACTCTGGCCGTAGGGACTGGAGACCTGCACAGCCTTGTGAGCTACCTCAAAAGCAGAGCAAATGAAGATGGCATGTTCTACTGGGATGTTCAATTGGACCAAAGTGGTCGGATGACTAATTTCTTTTGGCGTGATGGGAGAAGCAGGATCGACTATGACTGTTTCAGTGATGTGGTTGTGTTCGATTCAACTTACCGCTTGAGCAAACAGAATTTGATATGCGCACCTTTTGTTGGTGTGAACCACCATTGGCAGACCACTATGTATGGCTGTGCCCTCTTAGCTGATGAGTCAATGTCAGCTTTTGTGTGGCTGTTCAAATCTTTCTTGGAGTCCATGGGTAACCGACATCCTCAATCTATTTTCACCAATCTTGATCAAGTTGTGTCAAAAGCAATTGAGAATGTTTTTCCAAATACATGCCATCGCATTGCTCATTGGCACATCCAAAAGAATGCCCATTCACGTCTTGGTGCACTTAACGTTTCAAAAGTGTTCAATAAGATGTTCACCAAATGCATACAGGGATGTGACTCAGAAACAGAGTTTGAGGAAACATGGGCCCAAATGATCCATGAATTTAAGCTGCAGGATAATAAGTGGCTTAAGAAATTGTATAAGCTCAAGCAGAAGTGGTGTAGTGCTCTTAACAAGTGCACCTTTGATGGTGGGGTTGAGTATGAACCACAATGTGATAGTTTGAGTAACATATTCAATAGTGTTGCTGATAAATTGACATCTCTTTCTGCAATTGCTGTTGCTGTGGATAAATTATCTGAAGATTGGAGGGAAAAAGAATTGGAGGAGGATACACGATGTTTGCAAAAGCCACCTTCTTGTATCATAAAACACAGTGACATTTTGAATCACGCGGCAAAAGTTTATACACATAGAATCTACAAGCTGTTTGAGACAGATTTTCTCGATGGGTGTGGTGCCACAAAATTCAAGGAGCTTCCATGTGAAGATAATAACACACATCAATTTGAGATGACCATGCAAGGGCGAGGATCAAGAGTCTGCACGGTACATCTCAATATGTCTACAATGGAATTAAGTTGCAGCTGCAGTAAATTTGAGACAATGGGTTTACTTTGTCCGCATGCTCTGAAAGCTCTTAGTATCAAGAATATATGCAAAATTCCAGAAAGCTATATACTGAAGCGGTGGACCAAGGATGCGAAGAAATGGGTTTTTAACCCAAAACAATATGAATCATCATATCAGGAATGCATGGATGATGATGCTGCATACTGCAACTATGTTATGCATTATGCTTATGACCTTGTGACAAAGAGCCAAGGGCAGGAGGAATTGAGGAAAGCCCTGTGGGAGACTCTTGAGAATGGTGAGAAAGAATTGGAGAAATACCTAGGAAATGGTACACAATATGCACCTTCTTATGCTGCTTGA